The proteins below come from a single Zhouia spongiae genomic window:
- a CDS encoding DUF4382 domain-containing protein yields MKSLKKNLLKFLSLFVLTAVFVACSDDDGSKNTDGFSHIIVKLTDAPGDYDAVKIDVQDVMIQYKEDGPWESIGDINTGVYDLLELTGGVNVVVADNEIPSGVVKHIRLVLGDDNTIVVNGEEINLDTPSAQQSGLKLKLNQELETGFAYDFTIDFDADKSIVKAGNSGKYILKPVLRLSAEVSSGIITGTVSPSEFQSMASVVLDEKTTISAHTDESGIFMLYGIPGGTHDVMITPDAESGYAETIIEGVEVVNGEIIDLELIELEEITTGNISGKIMNEGVSVTASVQVTIPSEEEGVENTIETISATTGEDGIFTLTSIPPGTYTVTLTPAEGSGLSVKEITDIDVLIAETADLGEITLE; encoded by the coding sequence ATGAAATCACTCAAAAAAAATTTATTGAAATTCTTAAGTCTTTTCGTTCTCACGGCTGTATTTGTTGCGTGTAGTGACGACGACGGGTCAAAGAACACTGACGGATTCTCTCATATTATCGTAAAGCTGACCGATGCTCCCGGCGATTACGACGCCGTAAAGATTGATGTTCAGGATGTAATGATTCAATATAAAGAAGACGGACCATGGGAAAGCATCGGAGACATCAACACCGGCGTATACGACTTACTCGAATTGACGGGCGGTGTAAATGTTGTTGTGGCTGACAATGAGATTCCTTCAGGGGTGGTAAAACATATCCGTCTTGTTTTAGGCGACGACAATACCATCGTTGTAAATGGCGAAGAAATTAACCTGGATACTCCTAGCGCTCAACAATCAGGATTAAAACTTAAACTAAACCAGGAGCTTGAAACAGGATTTGCATACGATTTCACCATCGATTTTGATGCTGATAAATCTATCGTAAAGGCCGGAAACTCCGGAAAATATATCTTAAAGCCGGTACTCAGGTTAAGTGCTGAGGTTTCTTCCGGTATTATCACAGGAACTGTTTCTCCGTCTGAATTCCAAAGTATGGCCTCTGTAGTATTAGATGAAAAAACAACGATCTCTGCCCATACAGACGAAAGTGGGATATTTATGCTTTATGGTATTCCTGGCGGAACTCATGATGTAATGATCACTCCTGATGCGGAGTCCGGATATGCTGAAACGATAATTGAGGGGGTAGAAGTTGTAAACGGTGAGATCATTGATTTGGAATTAATTGAACTGGAAGAAATCACTACAGGGAATATTTCCGGAAAAATAATGAATGAAGGAGTTTCCGTAACTGCTTCTGTTCAGGTAACCATCCCAAGTGAAGAAGAAGGTGTAGAAAACACGATCGAAACCATCTCTGCAACTACCGGAGAAGACGGTATATTTACGCTGACCAGTATTCCTCCCGGAACCTATACGGTAACTCTTACGCCGGCAGAAGGATCCGGACTTTCGGTAAAAGAAATTACAGATATTGATGTGCTTATTGCCGAAACCGCAGATCTTGGAGAAATAACTTTAGAATAA
- a CDS encoding metallophosphoesterase family protein, producing MSHRTLVIGDIHGAYKALLQVLDRADVAANDKLVFLGDYVDGWSQSPEVIDHLMGLSKTNECVFIRGNHDDLFHKWLQEGEHNEQWLFHGGQATLNAYDKMDQELIDVHEGFLASLNNYHLDEENRLFVHAGFTNLHGVDYEYFPKMLYWDRTLWEMALALNPMLAEDDSLYPKRLQHYSEIYIGHTPTTRIEVTKPVNKANVWNMDTGAAYKSPLTIMDVDTKEFWQSDNVNELYPHEKGRN from the coding sequence ATGTCTCACAGAACTTTAGTTATTGGTGATATACATGGAGCCTACAAAGCTCTTTTGCAAGTATTGGACAGAGCTGATGTGGCTGCAAATGATAAATTGGTGTTTCTTGGAGATTATGTAGACGGCTGGAGCCAATCGCCCGAAGTGATTGATCACCTGATGGGGTTGAGTAAAACAAATGAATGTGTTTTTATCCGCGGTAATCATGATGACCTGTTTCATAAATGGCTGCAAGAGGGAGAGCATAACGAGCAGTGGTTGTTTCATGGAGGTCAGGCAACCCTGAATGCGTATGATAAAATGGATCAGGAGCTTATTGATGTTCACGAGGGTTTTCTGGCGTCTCTGAATAATTATCATCTGGACGAGGAAAACCGCCTTTTTGTACATGCCGGATTTACCAATTTACACGGGGTCGATTACGAGTATTTTCCAAAAATGCTGTATTGGGACCGTACATTGTGGGAGATGGCTTTGGCATTAAACCCAATGCTTGCTGAAGATGATAGTCTTTATCCGAAAAGGTTGCAGCATTATTCAGAAATTTATATTGGTCATACCCCCACTACAAGAATCGAGGTCACGAAACCGGTAAATAAAGCGAATGTATGGAATATGGATACCGGAGCAGCATATAAAAGTCCTCTTACCATCATGGATGTCGATACTAAAGAGTTCTGGCAAAGCGATAATGTTAATGAGCTTTACCCTCATGAAAAAGGAAGGAATTAA
- a CDS encoding DUF58 domain-containing protein — protein sequence MDTKELLKKVRKIEIKTRRLSDHVFGGEYHSTFKGRGMTFSEVRQYTYGDDVRAIDWNVTARYNEPYVKVFEEERELTMMLMVDVSGSELFGTANRFKKEVLTEISATLSFSAMQNNDKVGLILFSDEVELFIPPKKGRSHILRIIRELIEFEPKSKKTDLSEALRFLSSVIKKKAITFILSDFMTDDYQQTLRIVGRKHDVTGIRIYDKREEEIPNIGMVRMEDAETGELMLVNTQSKSVRKAYTKYYNDRKHYYKNTFTKSGCGVLSCRVDESYVKKLLGYFKQRG from the coding sequence ATGGATACCAAGGAATTACTTAAGAAAGTACGTAAAATTGAAATAAAGACACGCCGGTTAAGCGACCACGTCTTTGGAGGAGAATACCATTCTACCTTTAAAGGGCGGGGAATGACGTTTAGCGAAGTACGTCAATATACATATGGCGATGATGTCCGGGCCATCGACTGGAACGTAACGGCGCGTTACAACGAGCCGTATGTAAAGGTTTTCGAAGAGGAAAGAGAACTCACCATGATGCTCATGGTCGATGTATCAGGCTCCGAACTCTTTGGAACCGCCAACCGGTTTAAAAAGGAAGTCCTGACCGAAATCTCAGCTACCCTGTCATTCTCAGCAATGCAAAACAATGATAAAGTAGGCCTTATCCTGTTTTCGGACGAAGTGGAGCTTTTTATTCCCCCAAAAAAGGGAAGATCGCATATACTAAGAATTATCAGGGAGCTTATAGAATTTGAACCTAAAAGCAAAAAGACAGATCTGTCAGAAGCCTTGCGGTTTTTATCAAGTGTTATAAAAAAGAAAGCCATCACCTTTATCCTTTCTGATTTTATGACGGATGATTATCAGCAAACCCTCAGGATCGTCGGCCGAAAACACGATGTTACAGGTATAAGGATCTACGATAAAAGGGAAGAAGAAATCCCTAATATCGGTATGGTTCGGATGGAAGATGCTGAAACAGGCGAATTAATGCTCGTTAACACCCAATCAAAATCAGTAAGAAAAGCGTATACTAAATATTATAACGACAGAAAACACTATTACAAGAACACTTTCACGAAAAGCGGATGTGGAGTACTTAGTTGTCGGGTAGACGAAAGTTACGTAAAAAAACTACTTGGATATTTTAAGCAACGAGGATAA
- a CDS encoding AAA family ATPase: protein MEENSTIDISVINEKIAQESAFIDALTLEINKVIVGQKQMVERLLIGLLGQGHILLEGVPGLAKTLAINTLSKAVHGSFSRIQFTPDLLPADVVGTMIYNIKENDFSIKKGPIFANFVLADEINRAPAKVQSALLEAMQEKQVTIGDETFTLDKPFLVMATQNPVEQEGTYPLPEAQVDRFMLKVVIDYPKLNEEQLIIRQNLKGGFEQVKQVVSLEQILKAQKAVREVYMDEKIEKYILDIIFATRYPEKYNLPDIKPLISFGASPRGSINLATAAKCYAFIKRRGYVIPEDVRAVVYDVLRHRIGITYEAEAENITSVDIINKIVNEVEVP from the coding sequence ATGGAAGAAAACAGTACTATTGATATTAGTGTTATTAATGAAAAAATAGCACAGGAAAGTGCTTTTATAGACGCTCTTACACTAGAAATAAACAAGGTCATTGTCGGCCAGAAGCAAATGGTAGAAAGGCTATTGATAGGACTTTTGGGGCAAGGACATATTTTACTGGAAGGTGTACCAGGCCTGGCAAAAACACTGGCTATCAACACACTATCAAAAGCTGTTCACGGATCGTTTAGCCGTATACAATTCACCCCTGATCTACTCCCTGCCGATGTAGTGGGCACCATGATTTACAATATCAAGGAAAACGATTTTTCAATAAAAAAAGGTCCGATTTTTGCCAATTTTGTCTTGGCAGATGAGATTAACCGTGCTCCTGCCAAGGTGCAGTCTGCTTTGTTGGAAGCCATGCAGGAAAAACAAGTGACCATTGGCGATGAAACTTTTACGCTGGACAAACCATTTTTGGTAATGGCAACCCAGAACCCTGTTGAACAGGAAGGAACCTATCCGCTGCCTGAAGCACAAGTTGACCGTTTTATGCTGAAAGTGGTTATTGACTACCCTAAACTGAACGAAGAACAGCTGATCATTCGTCAAAACCTTAAAGGCGGTTTTGAACAGGTAAAACAGGTAGTCTCTCTGGAGCAGATTTTAAAAGCACAGAAAGCGGTCAGGGAAGTTTACATGGATGAAAAAATCGAAAAATATATCCTGGACATCATTTTCGCCACGCGTTATCCTGAAAAATACAACCTGCCTGACATAAAACCTCTTATCAGTTTCGGTGCATCACCACGTGGTAGTATCAACCTGGCTACCGCAGCCAAGTGCTATGCATTCATTAAACGAAGAGGCTACGTAATACCTGAAGACGTAAGAGCCGTTGTGTACGATGTTTTACGCCACAGAATAGGCATCACCTACGAGGCCGAAGCTGAAAATATCACCTCGGTTGATATCATCAATAAAATAGTTAACGAAGTAGAAGTACCATAA
- a CDS encoding vWA domain-containing protein, which translates to MLENIQFAHPYFFWLLLALPIAAVWYFLKRKKETATLKISSLNGFKTKGSLLPKLKSLLFIVRLLALAFFIVALARPQTKNISSRSKTTKGIDIVMTIDVSSSMLSKDLQPNRLSALKDVAGEFIKERISDRIGLVVYSGESFTKTPITSDKSIVLNALRQVNYGVLEDGTAIGMGLATAVNRLKESKAKSKVIILLTDGVNNAGFIEPQTAAGLAIEFGIKVYTIGIGTNGMALTPVAYNMDGSFKYGLRDVEIDEDLLKNIAKETGGKYFRATNNKKLEEIYDEINKLEKTEVEEFKFTKYEEKFRPLVLLGLGLILVEFLLRNTLFRSFV; encoded by the coding sequence ATGTTAGAGAATATACAATTTGCACACCCATACTTTTTTTGGTTGCTTTTGGCGCTTCCGATAGCTGCTGTCTGGTACTTTCTTAAACGGAAAAAAGAAACTGCAACATTAAAAATATCGTCTTTAAACGGATTTAAGACCAAAGGTTCCCTGTTGCCTAAACTAAAGTCATTGCTCTTTATCGTCAGGTTGCTTGCCTTAGCTTTTTTTATCGTTGCCCTGGCCAGGCCTCAGACCAAAAATATCTCTTCCAGAAGCAAGACCACCAAAGGGATTGATATCGTAATGACTATCGATGTATCTTCCAGCATGTTGTCAAAAGACCTGCAACCAAACAGGCTGTCAGCTCTTAAGGACGTTGCTGGCGAATTCATAAAAGAACGGATTAGCGACAGGATTGGTCTTGTGGTATATTCCGGAGAAAGTTTTACAAAGACCCCTATTACCAGCGATAAGTCTATCGTCCTGAACGCTCTCAGACAAGTAAACTATGGGGTCCTGGAAGACGGTACTGCCATAGGCATGGGCCTCGCAACTGCCGTAAATCGCTTAAAAGAAAGCAAAGCTAAAAGCAAGGTCATAATCCTGCTTACTGACGGGGTAAACAATGCAGGCTTTATAGAACCTCAAACGGCTGCAGGACTTGCCATTGAATTTGGAATAAAAGTATACACTATCGGGATCGGTACCAACGGAATGGCCCTTACCCCCGTCGCCTATAATATGGATGGTAGTTTTAAATACGGACTACGCGATGTTGAAATTGACGAGGACCTGCTAAAGAACATAGCTAAAGAGACAGGCGGTAAATATTTCAGGGCTACCAACAATAAAAAGCTCGAAGAAATCTATGATGAAATCAACAAGCTTGAGAAGACAGAAGTCGAAGAGTTTAAATTTACCAAATACGAAGAAAAGTTCAGACCACTGGTTTTACTGGGACTTGGACTAATACTAGTTGAATTTTTATTACGAAACACCCTATTCAGGAGTTTTGTTTAA
- a CDS encoding exodeoxyribonuclease III produces the protein MKIISYNVNGVRAAVKKGLVDWLKSADPDVLCLQEIKAMKEQVDLAVFEEIGYKHHYWYSAEKKGYSGVAILSKKEPDHIEFGTGIDYMDAEGRNLRADFNGVSVMSLYLPSGTNLARLEHKFRYMDDFQSYVNSLRQEKPNLVICGDYNICHEAIDIHDPVRNAKVSGFLPEEREWLDNFIKSGFVDSFRHLNKEPHNYSWWSYRANARANNKGWRIDYNMVSAPLQENIKRAVILPEAKHSDHCPVLVELDV, from the coding sequence ATGAAGATTATATCATATAATGTAAACGGTGTTCGGGCTGCCGTAAAAAAAGGCCTGGTAGATTGGTTAAAAAGCGCAGATCCTGATGTATTGTGCTTACAGGAAATTAAAGCGATGAAAGAACAGGTGGATTTAGCGGTATTTGAAGAGATCGGTTATAAACATCATTATTGGTATAGTGCTGAAAAAAAAGGGTATAGCGGTGTGGCAATTTTATCAAAAAAAGAGCCGGACCATATTGAATTTGGTACGGGGATTGATTATATGGACGCCGAAGGAAGGAACCTGAGAGCGGATTTTAATGGAGTTTCAGTAATGAGTTTGTATTTGCCATCCGGCACCAATTTGGCTCGTTTGGAGCATAAGTTTAGGTATATGGACGATTTTCAGAGTTATGTTAACAGTCTGAGACAGGAAAAGCCAAATCTTGTTATTTGCGGAGACTATAATATTTGTCATGAGGCTATAGATATACACGATCCTGTTCGCAATGCGAAGGTTTCCGGCTTTTTGCCCGAAGAGAGAGAATGGCTGGATAATTTTATTAAAAGCGGGTTTGTAGATAGTTTCCGGCATTTGAACAAAGAACCCCATAATTATTCGTGGTGGAGTTACAGGGCAAATGCAAGGGCGAACAATAAAGGGTGGCGTATAGATTATAATATGGTATCCGCGCCATTGCAAGAAAATATTAAAAGAGCCGTTATATTACCGGAGGCCAAACATAGTGACCATTGTCCTGTTTTGGTAGAGTTAGATGTGTAA
- a CDS encoding OmpA family protein, with the protein MLKKVFVGVAFIALATSCVSSKVYNDLEDRYAKLKQERNKLAEEAQELEKIKNKLENGVKVLQEAYDEAVAERDQLRQDYKTTKSQLDKLQESYNALEKQSSSAIAANSQKNRELLSQLEEKERMLAEEQSRLEKIKSELENRSQRVNELEGLIAAKDAAMKQLKDAISRALLDFEGKGLTVEQRDGKVYVSMENKLLFQSGSWAVGAEGQRAVRQLASVLAQNPDIAILIEGHTDNVPYRSRGTIEDNWDLSTKRATAIVRLLLNNPGIDPNSLAAAGRGEYAPVATNTSVEGKAKNRRIEVVLTPKLDEVTRLLNDM; encoded by the coding sequence ATGTTAAAAAAAGTTTTTGTCGGAGTCGCTTTTATTGCTTTAGCTACTTCATGTGTGTCTTCTAAGGTGTATAATGATCTGGAAGATCGTTACGCGAAATTAAAACAGGAAAGAAATAAGCTGGCGGAGGAAGCCCAGGAATTGGAAAAAATAAAAAATAAGCTGGAAAACGGAGTGAAGGTGCTTCAGGAAGCTTATGATGAAGCCGTTGCTGAACGGGACCAGTTACGACAGGATTATAAAACAACGAAATCACAATTAGACAAGTTGCAAGAGTCCTATAACGCTCTGGAAAAACAGAGTAGTTCGGCAATTGCTGCAAATTCTCAAAAAAACAGGGAGCTATTGTCTCAGCTGGAAGAAAAAGAAAGGATGCTGGCAGAAGAGCAGTCGCGTTTGGAGAAAATAAAGTCGGAACTCGAAAATCGTTCTCAAAGGGTAAACGAACTGGAGGGGCTGATAGCGGCAAAGGATGCTGCCATGAAACAACTGAAGGATGCAATTTCAAGAGCTTTACTGGATTTTGAGGGGAAAGGACTTACCGTAGAGCAAAGAGATGGGAAGGTCTATGTTTCCATGGAGAATAAATTGCTTTTTCAAAGCGGAAGCTGGGCTGTTGGAGCTGAAGGGCAAAGAGCGGTTAGGCAGTTGGCAAGCGTGTTGGCGCAAAATCCTGACATTGCCATTTTAATAGAAGGGCATACAGATAATGTTCCTTATAGAAGTAGGGGTACTATAGAAGATAATTGGGACTTGTCTACGAAAAGAGCTACTGCTATTGTCCGGCTATTGTTGAATAATCCGGGGATAGACCCTAATAGCCTTGCTGCTGCCGGTCGTGGTGAATATGCTCCGGTTGCAACAAATACTTCTGTTGAGGGCAAAGCAAAGAACAGACGCATAGAAGTGGTATTGACTCCTAAGTTGGATGAAGTTACCAGATTGTTAAACGATATGTAA
- a CDS encoding SDR family NAD(P)-dependent oxidoreductase: MNNKTALITGATSGIGRETARVFAKNNINLILCGRRQERLDKIKAELKSQVSVHTLNFDVRIREDVFKAIGSLPENFNKIDILINNAGNAHGLDPIQEGGIDDWDMMMDINVKGLLYVTKAILPQMTQRKHGHIINIGSTAGKEVYPDGNVYCASKHAVDALNQGMRIDLNKFGIRVGAVNPGMVKTEFSNVRFKGDDQRAGDVYKGFEPLMPEDVAEIIYFVVSRPCHVNIADLVVMSTAQASSTIVNKEL, encoded by the coding sequence ATGAATAATAAAACAGCGTTAATTACAGGGGCTACAAGTGGAATAGGGCGGGAAACCGCAAGAGTTTTTGCAAAAAACAACATAAACCTCATTCTCTGCGGGAGGCGGCAAGAGCGGCTCGATAAGATCAAAGCCGAATTAAAATCTCAAGTGTCTGTGCATACCCTGAACTTTGATGTTCGGATCAGGGAAGATGTCTTTAAGGCTATTGGGTCACTTCCGGAAAATTTTAATAAGATCGATATATTGATTAACAATGCGGGTAATGCCCACGGGCTGGACCCTATTCAGGAGGGGGGTATAGACGATTGGGATATGATGATGGATATAAATGTAAAAGGACTTTTGTATGTCACCAAGGCCATTTTGCCTCAAATGACACAAAGAAAGCATGGGCATATTATAAATATCGGATCAACAGCCGGAAAAGAAGTTTATCCCGACGGAAATGTCTATTGTGCCAGCAAACATGCTGTTGATGCGTTAAACCAAGGCATGCGTATCGATTTAAATAAGTTTGGTATCCGGGTGGGGGCGGTTAATCCCGGGATGGTAAAAACAGAATTTAGCAATGTGCGTTTTAAAGGAGATGATCAGCGGGCAGGTGATGTTTATAAGGGATTTGAGCCTTTGATGCCTGAAGATGTTGCTGAGATTATCTATTTCGTTGTTTCCAGACCCTGTCATGTCAATATTGCCGATCTTGTAGTAATGAGTACGGCACAGGCTTCGTCAACTATTGTGAATAAAGAATTATGA
- a CDS encoding ATP-binding protein: MINKRLLVKNLLSHNDENSFYDKKRFVNIGDKEGKAKFLKHVCALANSNPNNNSFIVVGVEDTTNEILGVDFFDDSKIQNLVNAYLSNPPLISYENIPFPHLEEGKVVGLVTIKSAGKLCALRKNIWKYWGGTVFFREGSISMPRSFDIEIHDVNSDVVAQIEQHARNNIELTLDGVIDFINNRHADLESNYKVFKEQFVLCWGGQTKKVEGKIYYSRLDIELINEQVKLFYSALDEVEVTLAEDTFVLTEYVQLGLHDQQKYYPLEKVVIKFNDNGTYKIDSTLLFDPPQYDRKMLYHIFNSNNSILEKLKKGVPLSNQNKKDLKDLPATHLICFLNGFEGAKQMLEDYRWLVKGYDLKIYRSLKEALRILRKVKYA; the protein is encoded by the coding sequence ATGATCAATAAGCGTCTTCTGGTAAAAAATCTGCTGTCGCACAATGACGAGAACAGCTTTTATGATAAAAAGCGGTTTGTCAACATTGGCGATAAGGAGGGGAAGGCAAAATTCTTAAAGCATGTATGTGCACTGGCTAATTCCAATCCAAACAATAATTCTTTTATTGTTGTAGGGGTTGAAGATACTACTAATGAGATCTTAGGAGTCGATTTTTTTGACGACAGTAAGATTCAGAACCTGGTGAATGCTTATTTAAGTAACCCTCCATTGATATCGTATGAGAATATTCCTTTCCCTCATTTGGAAGAGGGCAAGGTGGTGGGGCTGGTAACTATTAAGTCGGCAGGTAAATTATGTGCGCTGAGAAAAAATATATGGAAATACTGGGGAGGAACTGTCTTTTTTAGGGAAGGGAGCATAAGTATGCCCCGTAGTTTTGATATTGAGATCCATGATGTGAATTCTGATGTGGTGGCTCAAATTGAACAACATGCCAGGAATAATATCGAGCTGACCTTAGATGGAGTGATCGATTTTATAAATAACCGCCATGCGGATCTGGAGTCGAATTATAAGGTGTTCAAAGAGCAGTTTGTTTTGTGTTGGGGCGGACAAACCAAAAAAGTAGAAGGGAAAATATATTATTCCAGGCTTGATATTGAGCTTATCAATGAGCAGGTAAAATTGTTTTATTCAGCACTTGATGAGGTAGAGGTGACGCTTGCAGAAGATACTTTTGTGCTGACAGAATATGTTCAGCTGGGGCTTCATGACCAGCAAAAATATTATCCCCTGGAAAAAGTGGTGATAAAATTCAACGATAATGGTACCTATAAGATCGACAGCACCTTGTTGTTCGACCCTCCGCAGTATGATCGTAAAATGTTGTATCATATTTTTAACAGTAATAATTCGATCTTGGAAAAATTAAAAAAAGGAGTGCCTCTGTCAAATCAAAATAAAAAAGATCTTAAGGATTTGCCTGCAACGCACCTTATCTGTTTTTTGAACGGTTTTGAAGGTGCAAAACAAATGTTGGAAGATTACAGGTGGTTGGTAAAAGGCTACGATTTGAAAATATACAGATCGTTAAAAGAAGCCTTGCGGATTTTAAGGAAGGTTAAATATGCTTAA
- a CDS encoding BatD family protein, which translates to MDTIRLHTNKLPAIRIWLILGFFSLGCLSGFAQTTPKVTSNVDSTSIKIGEQIQYKIQVETDTTAQVMFPDGQTFAPMEVVEASPVDSIIIEDKLNLIKKYALTKFDSGTYNIPVQTVLINKIPYLLDSLKVKVANVAVDTTKQKMYDIKPLVEVEKNYSGWWKYIFYAFLALTIIGGLLYWFVFREKPLTREEKEALLPPYERAILELKKLDESKFLIQSEYKAYYSQLTNIVRSYLEEDVHITALESTTDELIGKLEMLKDAGNLDLDGETIVQFKKVLETADLVKFARSTPENAVIENDRKLIENIVVKTKEALPEPTEEELLQNEEYLEELARKKQKRKLIITAVASLLVLGITISAFGWYYGFGYVKDTIVGHPTKELAEREWIRSEYGFPPVSIETPKVLKRIKTELPAEAHNLISSNQIFGYGSMMSNFYITASSTTYKKGVEFDGQKAIDATIKSMEQQGAKNIILKDEEISTPTNKKGLKVYGSMQIDTPGNNGSHNAEYVLLNFTEGGGFQQVLIVYNEGDTYAGQIVERIINSIDFKTGS; encoded by the coding sequence ATGGATACCATACGATTACATACAAACAAATTACCGGCAATTAGGATATGGCTCATACTGGGGTTTTTCAGCCTTGGTTGTCTTAGTGGCTTTGCACAAACAACACCGAAAGTCACCTCAAATGTAGATTCTACATCCATTAAAATAGGGGAACAGATTCAATATAAAATACAGGTAGAAACCGACACTACGGCTCAAGTAATGTTCCCTGACGGGCAAACATTCGCCCCAATGGAGGTTGTAGAAGCATCCCCTGTAGATTCCATTATTATTGAGGACAAACTGAACCTTATTAAAAAATATGCCTTAACAAAATTTGATTCGGGCACCTATAACATTCCCGTTCAAACGGTTTTGATCAACAAGATCCCTTACCTGCTGGATTCTTTAAAAGTAAAAGTAGCGAATGTTGCTGTCGATACCACGAAACAAAAAATGTACGATATAAAACCGCTGGTGGAAGTAGAGAAGAATTACTCCGGCTGGTGGAAATATATATTTTATGCCTTTTTAGCCCTGACAATCATCGGAGGACTTTTATATTGGTTTGTATTTCGTGAGAAACCGCTAACCCGGGAAGAAAAAGAAGCGCTCCTTCCTCCTTATGAGAGAGCAATTCTTGAATTAAAGAAACTGGACGAGTCTAAATTTTTAATTCAGTCAGAATACAAAGCGTACTACTCACAATTAACAAATATTGTACGTTCGTACCTTGAAGAAGACGTACACATTACGGCCTTGGAGAGTACTACGGACGAATTGATCGGCAAACTGGAAATGCTAAAGGATGCGGGAAACCTCGATCTGGATGGCGAAACCATCGTTCAGTTTAAAAAAGTACTGGAAACAGCCGACCTGGTAAAGTTTGCGCGATCTACACCGGAAAATGCCGTTATAGAGAACGACAGGAAGCTCATTGAAAATATTGTCGTTAAAACCAAAGAAGCTTTACCTGAACCAACCGAAGAAGAATTACTTCAGAATGAAGAATATCTTGAAGAACTGGCGAGAAAAAAACAAAAACGGAAACTAATTATTACCGCTGTGGCCTCACTTTTGGTGCTAGGTATTACCATCAGTGCTTTCGGCTGGTATTATGGCTTTGGTTATGTAAAAGACACCATCGTTGGCCATCCGACAAAAGAACTTGCCGAAAGAGAATGGATCCGAAGTGAATATGGATTCCCTCCCGTTTCAATTGAAACACCAAAGGTGCTTAAACGTATAAAAACAGAACTTCCCGCTGAAGCTCATAACCTGATAAGCTCCAATCAGATATTTGGTTATGGGAGCATGATGAGCAATTTCTATATAACAGCATCATCAACAACATATAAAAAAGGGGTAGAGTTTGACGGGCAAAAAGCTATCGATGCCACTATTAAATCAATGGAGCAACAAGGAGCCAAAAACATCATTTTAAAAGATGAAGAGATCAGTACCCCTACCAACAAAAAGGGCTTAAAAGTCTATGGCTCCATGCAAATAGATACCCCGGGAAACAACGGTTCTCACAATGCAGAATACGTTTTACTGAACTTTACCGAAGGTGGTGGATTCCAACAGGTTTTGATCGTTTATAATGAGGGAGACACCTATGCCGGCCAGATCGTAGAACGCATTATTAATTCAATTGATTTTAAAACAGGAAGCTAA